In a single window of the Olivibacter sp. SDN3 genome:
- a CDS encoding helix-turn-helix domain-containing protein encodes MEQRELKKPRKADKDIAARFKSFRLSKGLTQGDISGDTSYSRKYISEIERGVVSPNTDLVTKMSDKYGLNAEWLTTGKGKADSRSKIDESSNENILAKVNRLERELTDIKALVVKLIDKI; translated from the coding sequence ATGGAACAAAGAGAGCTTAAAAAGCCGAGAAAAGCCGATAAGGATATTGCAGCCAGATTCAAATCATTCCGCCTAAGCAAAGGCCTAACGCAAGGCGATATTTCCGGAGATACAAGCTATAGCCGTAAATATATCAGCGAGATCGAGCGTGGCGTAGTTTCGCCAAACACAGACCTTGTTACAAAGATGTCAGATAAATATGGATTAAATGCCGAATGGCTCACTACAGGTAAGGGTAAAGCTGATAGCAGGTCCAAAATAGACGAATCTTCTAATGAAAATATATTAGCCAAGGTAAACAGGCTAGAAAGGGAGCTTACCGATATTAAGGCGCTGGTTGTCAAGTTGATTGATAAGATTTAG
- a CDS encoding helix-turn-helix domain-containing protein: MLVINSKEDFKRLLIESLIESGILKRSETATKDLAVEELIDNNTLMERLNVARSTIIEWRNKGKIRYMKVGGTYRYNWKHVLEDLERKGA; this comes from the coding sequence ATGCTAGTAATTAATAGTAAAGAGGATTTTAAAAGATTGCTTATCGAATCTTTGATTGAATCAGGGATATTGAAGAGATCAGAGACAGCAACTAAAGATTTAGCTGTTGAAGAGCTTATTGACAATAACACACTGATGGAAAGGCTTAATGTTGCAAGGTCTACGATTATTGAGTGGCGCAACAAAGGTAAAATTAGGTACATGAAAGTTGGGGGAACGTATAGATATAACTGGAAACATGTCCTTGAGGATTTAGAAAGAAAGGGGGCATAG